A stretch of DNA from Nitrososphaerales archaeon:
TATGGACTGCATGAGTACTGCTGTTACTGAACAGCGTTGTTAGCATTAATTCCGACTCATGCAGTTCGATCTACAACCATGAGAGGCAAGAATAATAGGCAATCAGGTCACTTTCGGATTAACTGATGTAAACGCCTTATCAATTTGGGCTTGATCAAACACTACGGGTATGCCACCTTGCATGTTTACGATAGATATGGAAGGCTAAAGCGAATAGGAGAAGGCTACAACACTGTAATGGATGCTGGCAAAGGCGAACTTGGAGATTTGATGATCGGTGCTACAACAAGCACATTAAATGCTATGAATGTTGGAACAAGTGACGCATCACCGAATGATTCAACATTAACTGACCTCGTTAGCCCTGCAACCCCTGCTGAGAGATTGGCAATAGCTTCTGGAGGCAGGTTTAGAACGAATCTTTTGATAACATGCAGTGTATTGATTCCCAGTAACAAGTATACAAGGCCTTTTACTGCTAAAGAGATGGCTGTTTATTTTGATCCAACTGCTACGGGTAAAATGTTTGCTAGGGCAGTTATCACGCCTGTCACGATGAACGCTGGCGATTCTGGGCGAATGGATTATGAGATTCAGCTCTAGGTGGTAATGGAATGAAATTAAATCATCAAAAGGACAAACCGGTTCGCCTTTATGCCATAAACCATAAAGCGCTAAAGAGGATTTCATTTCAATGCGAAATAGCACTAGAAGCGCTGGTAAACTCTATGATAGCAAAGGTTTTGAATGACAAGGAGTTTTTGGAAGAGATACTGCGTGAACTTGAAGTAGAACCTAGATGCATGGATGAATTGTAGTTTTACAATTTCACATGTTTGTAAATTCACATATTGATCAATTCACATATTAATTTTCAAATTTCATCCTCATTTTATATTGTTATTCATGCATTAACATTTTGAATAGGAATGATAAGAATATTTCATGCAAATGTAAGGATATTCGCTTTACCACAGACAGTATTGTGTACCCTATAGGAGGTTAAGATGAGCCAATGCACGCGAATGAAAGCAAAAGGGGGGAGGGGAACAATATAAAGAACTATGAACGAGAACTGGATCTTATCATTGAAAAACTTACAAAACGTGTAAAGTGGTATCTGACAAGGTTGGAATCTGTTGAAGGGGATTTAATAGAGTCAAACAGAACTTCAGATGCTTTCAGCAAATTGGCTTCTATGCTTGTCAAGTTTCTAGAGTTCAAGGGGTACAGGTTTGATGCCAATGCAAATCAAGAGCACATACTTGACCTGTTACAAAAGCTTGACCATAGAACAAGGAAGAAGGTTGAGGAGGTCATAAAGTTTGAAAGGACGAAGTGCCGTTGAACAGCTGAAGAGGATCCCTCATGGCACACTTGTTCGTGTGATGTGGCTCGATGCAAGTACCGTCAAGGGCGCAAGGCTGAAGGTGCCGCTGCCAAATTATTATGTCGAGACAAGGCGCACAACTATAGGATCATACATAGCATTGCAGTCTGGCAAATCTCAAAAAGCATACCATCTGATCTTAGAGATGGACAATACGGAAGGCTCTGGCTCTATGATAAGGTCGATTCCAGCATGCCTTATTTACAAGATAATTGTTACGCCAGTTAAGCAGGCAGAATCCACTGAAAGAATGGAATTTGCAAGCAAGAGGCATACACTTTCAAAAGAAAGGGCTTCGATCAGGCTCAAAGACGGGAGCGTGAAAATCTTTGATTGACGAAAATGAAAAGGAGGATGAACTGCAGGAAGAGAAGGAAGAGGAGATAATTTTTAAAGATAAAGACGGAGATGGTAGGGAAGTAAACATAGACTTGGGAGATTACAGGGCATTTCTATCCTTTGCACTGTTAGGCATTACAGCATACTTTGCCTACCTTGGTAACGAGGCGTGGCGTGAGTTTGCGCTAATGTCAGGAATGGCTCTGGCATGGTGGTTCAAGAGGGATGGCAAGTAGATGGCAGTAGATCCAGAGTTGCTTGAGCCGCTAACAGATCCTGTCATATTTAGTGAGGCGCTGCTCAATTTCAAGCCATTCAATTATCAGGAAAAATTGCTTAGAGACGAGTCGAGGCGCATATGCGCATGCATGGGAAGGCAGACCGGAAAATCAAGCACGATATCTGCAAAGGCTATCCATTTCGCTGTAACAAATGCAAGAACCACCACGCTGATAGTCTCTGCAACGTTAAGGCAATCAATGCTAATGTTCGACAAGATACTTGCGTTCATAGAAACCAGTCCCATCATAGCATCATACATAGCATATAGATCTAGAACCAGAGTTAGGTTCAAGAACCATTCGTGGATCATTGCTTTGCCTTGCGGGCGCTCTGGTGCAACTCTAAGAGGGCATACATCGCACCTTGTCATACTTGACGAGGCTGCTTTCATTCCGGAAGAGGTTATCAGCAATGTTGTTCTACCCATGCTTTCCACAACGGATGGCTCGTGCTGGATGCTTTCAACGCCATACGATAGGGAGCACATATTTTACAAAGCATTCAACGACCCAACATGGTCGGTTTATCATTTGCCTTCAAGTGTGAACCCTCTGGTGAGCAAGAAGTTCCTGGAAGAGCAGAGGCATCTGGTAGGAGAAATTAATTATAAGCAGGAGTATGAGGCCCAGTTCGTTGATGATGTCAACACATACTTCCCGATGATGCTGATAAGACCCTGCATCGACCCTGAATTGTCTGAGGTGTACGAGTTGAAGGAATATGAAGAGGCTACATACGCTGGCTATGATCCTGGAGGGAAGCAGGACCCTGCTGCGTTGGTAGTTGTTACAAAGAATAAAGATGGATATGCAGTAAGGTTTGTTAAGACATGGTTAGGGCAGGACTATACTACTACTGATTTTGCTGTCGTTGATATTTGTAAAAGCATGAACGTAGAAAAGTTAGCCGTTGATCAAACAGGTCTGGGCAGTCCTATAACGGAGCACTTTAACGAAA
This window harbors:
- a CDS encoding terminase family protein, with amino-acid sequence MAVDPELLEPLTDPVIFSEALLNFKPFNYQEKLLRDESRRICACMGRQTGKSSTISAKAIHFAVTNARTTTLIVSATLRQSMLMFDKILAFIETSPIIASYIAYRSRTRVRFKNHSWIIALPCGRSGATLRGHTSHLVILDEAAFIPEEVISNVVLPMLSTTDGSCWMLSTPYDREHIFYKAFNDPTWSVYHLPSSVNPLVSKKFLEEQRHLVGEINYKQEYEAQFVDDVNTYFPMMLIRPCIDPELSEVYELKEYEEATYAGYDPGGKQDPAALVVVTKNKDGYAVRFVKTWLGQDYTTTDFAVVDICKSMNVEKLAVDQTGLGSPITEHFNEIYQKERVEGIFLTHKRKEELLLSLKLLFEQRLVRIPNDRDLLANLNCITYERSHSGNYYYKHAHGTHDDLAYALALAVWAAKSNEEGVVIKV